tatatatatatatatatatatatatatatatatatatatatatatatatatatatatatatatatatatatataactcatGTCAGGGCTCCAGGCATATGACAATGTGGAATCGTATTTTTCTACCTCACTTCATCTTTTGGCAAATATCAGTAAGATTTATGAGCTATGCAGAATTATGTCCTGTcctttgcattcatttttaaAGATCATATTTTAGATTGTTGTACAGTTCTTTTGAATTTGGTAATACATATCTCCagatttcaaatgtattttttttattttgttgcattactttcttatttaaaataaataagattATTAAATGGACATACATTTGTAAgagctgtgtgtttgttgtgtcttGTTCAGTTGCCGCAGGCACGTACCCTTAACCGtgctctcacacacatgcatgcacactccACACGCAACAGCAATACACCTGCCTGAAACTCTGTGCCCTGCATCTATCGAGCAAAACCACTTCCTGCTTATACTGCCCTGCCCTCCTTTTCATCTGAAAGTACTGTGGTCTGGCTGCATCACCCTCAAGCACCCAGTAAAAGGCGAGGGCTGGGTGGAGGACACGCATACAGGTGCTGTGCCTCTAGCCAGCACACCAACCAATGACCAATGACAATGATTCAGAAGAATGCTGTCTTACAGAGCGTTTGACCCTCAATTCACCATTAGAAAGTAACATTGCGCTGCCCCAGAATGACGATGAGAGCAGTTTATATGCTATTATCTGTGAATCATAACGTTCCACTCATTTGCAAAACATCAGTGAACCCACAGCATACAGAGGGCTATTGTATGAGGTATTTATGGTGTGTGCTCTGGTGCTTTTGATGTTGCTCTCTAATTACTATGATTACACATTATTATTCCTTATTAGATCATCAACCAGAGATGCCAAGTATTGCAGTGAATTATAGGACAATTTTAAAGTTACTAAGTTTAATGACCTTAAAAATCTCTATCATGGTTGTacaatatattatattgttGGAGCAAATTATCTCTCAGTGTCATGAGTATACTGCATGACAAAAATCAGCCCTTTTTTATTAACGATAAAACGTGATAAAACTATGAGATAAGCCAAATGTCCCTTAATTTCAGCCATATGACAAATGTTAATAAGTAAGGCTAAAAGGTTTTCCTCATGTAAAAGAGAGAATAATCATCAATCTTTCTACTCTACTATCTCTTATCTCTTTTTAGATTCCTAAAATGTGATAAttgctaaaaaacaaaacaaagatatATTTTCTTCAGCACTAAAAATCTTATTGTTCCAGAATGAAAACCCTGTATCTCTAAATCTGgcgtgtttttaatttttccgataaactgaaggattttGTGTTCCTTTAAGGGTTGAGAAAATCCTTCCACTTCTAAAGTTACAAACACCATTTTAAACTCTACTGGATTGGctgaaaaatacatttgtcacaaagctgaaaacaagcAGCTTTTTTCTTAGCTCATGAacagttgacatttttgtctatCTAATAACAACATTCTATTACCAGTATAAACCTTTACTTGTACCCTTTGCTTCAATATTAAGTTCCCCTCTAAgacaataaagaaaaaaaaaattcagttcAGTGATACATAAATGCGTCAGCCGTCAGGTCAAACAAGTTCATACGCTGAGACTACTGACTCACTATATTAACTCGTCATATTTTAATATTGTGGATCAATATTTAACTTTGTTCAATATGAAatgctgtatttaaaaaaagccatTTTCTTCTCAGCAGAGCTGTGGGATAAGAGAGAGGAGTGTGTCGCAGAATGCAGGGTGGATCGGGGTTGAGATATTGAAGGacataaaagaaaaagatgagGATGGAGGGATGAGAAGGGGTAGTTTGTGGCCCCAGGAGGCCTatcccctgctgctgctgttgttgttttataaTGAACTCCTAAAGCCTTCATTTCCCTCACTACCCTGAGTGGAAGGGGTGCAGCGATGGGGGCTGCTGAGTCCACAACCGGATTCGCACGCACAAGCCCCGAGGGTGGCTGCTTTGAGCGGGGTGGGGGGTTGGACGGAGCAGGGGTGCAATATGCAAGttcctatgtgtgtgtttgagacagTCCTGACAGGAGACAGGTGAGGGCAGAAAGGCgtttgcatatgtgtgtgtgcatacttgCCATGTGCACACCTGTGGTCACTTTAGTAGGAGtgatatgtgagtgtgtgtttgtagtcaGGTTTTCCAGTGCGGGCGGTCGGCCTGCTGGATGCTGGAGCTGCTGGAACTTCTCTCTGTCACCCTGAGACACTGAATGACATAGACAATGTAGGGTGACGCTGGTGGTAACACTATCTCTTGTGTCTGCATCGGCCTGGTTCAGGTAAAGGTTACTATGCCGGGCTGTGCTGCAGCAGTGCACTGTCCTCTGATGGATGAAGATGAATTGGCACACCTGagctgaggcattttttgagatactgtatgtattatatttgctttgtttggcaaaaaaaatgtatccaaagCAACATACACAGCTTTCAGGTTTATACATTACTCATTTGTGTAAGAACAGTAGATGTTAACTGAAGCGTAAAAGGCTTGGTAGATACTTTGCTCAAGGACACAAAGCGCAGTCCCGTCCTGTAATTGGAACCTCTGAGCCTCAGGTCAAACATCTAAACCCTACAAGACTTCCGCCTCTGAAGAGAAGGTGCTTAGATAGCATCAGTGCTGGGACTAATCCCCACAAACACCCTGACATGGCACATAGAGAAAATTAAATGAtgaagaggatgaggagggaAATGGATTTGATGCACAAAAGAGggaaaagtgagagagagagagagagagaaagaaagagagagagagagagagagagagagagagagagagagagagagagagagagagagagatttgtgaATACAGCATGGGGTAGGAATTTGGAATGTGAAATGACTAATGCAATTGCTCAACCCACAACAAGAACATGCACTGCCTAGAGCTATGACAAGGCTGAGTGCATACCTCTATGGGGGGGCCTAACACAGAGGTTGGGGTGGACTGGGATGGTGCCTGAGTTCCTCACAATGGGTGATGAGATGCACGGGTGTAGAGAAGATGCATACATGTGTGATGGTCAATTGAGGGGGCAGCAGGGTTGAAATGATGGATTTTCACCTGAGGACAGAGGGAAAAAAGTTAATAATAGTATGAATAGTAATCAAATGTAATATGCAAAATGTAAGCagacaaaaaaagtatttatttccagAAGTAGCCTGTAGTGTCTACCAGAGTCTAGCCTGGAGAACAGGTGATGTGAAGGTGTCTGCGTGATATACAGAGCCTTCCTCCTCACCCTCTCTTCCAGAGCTGAAATAATTAGtcaattaatttaataaataaattccATTGGCATCTATTTTGAAAACTGGTTGCTTCCAGTTTCtcaaaacatacatatatacatacatatacatatacatatatatatatacatacatacatacatacatatatatatatatatatatacatacatatacatatatatatacacacacacatatatacatacatataccatctcaaaacatatatatatacatatatatatatatatatacacacatatatacacatatatatacatatatacatatatatatatatatatatatatatatatacatacatacacatatatatatatacacatacatatatatatacatatatatatatatatatatatatatatatatatacacacacacacacacacagtggtgctcataagtttatgaacccatgctaaagttgactaaaaagaggaataaaaaaatcatcttttggaaattgatcttaatgcattaattaaaaaaaataggaaaattccaacctttaaggacaccaattatctttgtgaatgaataatgtatcgtaaataaataaatgttcttccttaaaatacagggggcaaaAGTATACACACCCCCATGTTAAATTCTAGGATACTatacatcctgataaagttcccttggcctttggaattaaaatagccccacatcatcacatacccttcaccatacctagagattggcatggttttatttcagttagcctaatagctagtttgatttgcattgagagatgatcttatggaaggaacatttatttatttatgatatattattcattcacaatgaaaattggtgtccttttttaattaaggcattaagatcaatttccaaaagatgatttttttattcctctttttagtcaacttttagCCTGACAACCCAGActcacatcaagatgttgggtctgggaactcaccattggcagggctcaatccgaggggcgggataaacggttgtctttcaaattccttctgcactcatagccaaccagagcaatgctagttgatagattaaacttttgccgtatccggtcggcaaaactccgaatacattttccttttttaagaatgacttcagcgcttaactccaagtcttccagagtcgcggctaaaaccgattcgaaagaccgctgttcgccagcagcagcagccatcttctttgttttcaagtagcagggaattcacacggaaccgtcgcaactctgccgtccttatgttaagcccgcccaccgactctatacacgatgtgattggcctgaccagaatttggtttttccagctcacaagccaacggagagttgttagactgaccctggctgcaaattacatccTACTTACCTTGGTGACTCTAGCGCCATTATCAGGTCAAAATATTAATTTGTCCAATAATTTGGTTTATAACAACTACAGCTGAAGCCgccaattagcaaatgttagcatgctaacatcctAAACTATGGTAAACATAGTAATCATTACACCTGATAAACATCAGCGTGTTAGCTTtgttattgtgagcatgttagcatttagcatttTAGTGCCTAAGTACAACCTCACAGAGTCCCTAGCGTGGCTGTAGGCTCTGAGTCTTGTTTACTATTTCTGactttttatagaccaaatgatgAATCAGTTAATCAAAAAAACGTATCAACAGATTCATTGATAATTAAATTAATCGTCGCTACAGCTCTACTGTGTTGTCGGTTCAGCTCTACTCTGTTGTCTGTTCACCAGGAGACTAACTGGTGCTGTGGCCTTCTTATTGGTTTACTTGTCACATTGACAACCATCACTATAGCTGGCTTCTTTAAACAatattgtatatttgtatttcacACAGCAAAATACCCTACAGATGTATTCTGGAACCCCCCCATACcccccccctacacacacacacacacacacacacagagaaactccTAGGGGAGTCTGTTCCCATGAACCTGAAACACCTGCATCGCAAACAGCAGGGTTTTCATTGCAGCCGCTGTGATAGCACATGATAAGACCTCATGGACCTTCATAACTGACTCCCCATGCTCAATATATGGTACTCCTCTGCCTTTCtctcagccacacacacacacacacacacacacacacacacacacacgcgcacacacacacacacgcgcacacacacagacctccaTTACAACTAAAACAAAACTTTCCCAGATCAACAATATGCAATggagaaaaacacagataagGGAAGAGCTATGTGTTCTCTCAACCAGCAACACCTCTAGAAAATAAGTCTGGAatgctgtctgtgattatttgtAATATCTGCAGCTACACAATTATGCCATATGTTGGCTTTATGTCCAGGAGTGCTCTTACTTATTAAATCCTCACTGTCATTAAAGGATTCAGATACACAATAATGTGCCATCAAAATCTATTAACTTTTGAGCTCTGTGAACCGCACTCTCTGGCTAACTGACTTGGTCATGATGAGAGTGTGGTTGTGAGTGGGTGCATGACTGTGGGTGGGAAGCTGTCAGGCAGGGGAAGCCCAGTGTAGTGCTCCATGCCATGTTGCTGTTTGTGTTCCCATCTTGGCTGAGCCGTCATCCGACCGCAGGGGTTGACGGCACCTCTCATCCTCAGAGGTCTGGGTGTCACAGGTGGTATGGCCACAGGgttctatgcgtgtgtgtgtgtgtgtgtgtgtgtgtgagtgagtgagtgagtgagtgagtgagtgagtgagtgagagagagagagagagagagagagagagagagagtgtctgACAGCTGTATTATCAATCTATGCTCTTTGAGGTCAGACAAAATAAAGCTGggaggaagtaaaaaaaaaaaagcaggaaacCATGAGGTTGATCACCTTCCATTATTGAGAAAGGCATCACTTTGTCCACTCAATAAATTAAAttgcaataaataaatgtcaaataaaatgttttaaatattcTAACATGATTAATATCAGTAAATAGCTACTGTCTGTAACTCCAAATAACCTACAGCCATGGACAGATTATGAGACATCAACAGACCCCTGGACACAGACATGTAAAAGGTCCCCCACCCTTCTATATACACATGCAAGACACCAGAACTAAATGAGATAGAGAACAACTACAGTAGACGTTTTGCATAATTTTAtggtcattttgcatctctctgtgattgtgatttctttatggttgttttgcttctttgtagttgttttgcattttttgtggttcttttgcattttgcattcattttaaatctCCTTGTGGTCGTTTTGCAttttttggggttgttttgcatctcttcacagctgttttgtgtctctttgggATTGTTTTGCGTCTTTTTGTAGTCATTTGAGTTTTCTTGTGGCTGTTTTGCATGTCTTCACAGccgtttttctctctttctagtCATTTTAcatctctttgtggttgtttgacTTTGTGATGTCGTCACTTCATACGGAGGTTCTGATACTAACAAGCCAACTAACAGTACCTATCACCTTCTTACTCTGGTAGAATCAGCTTCCAGGGGAGGGGGCCTGTGCCACCCCTGGCCACCCCTCTGGCCccgcctctgcacccctttcccAGCAGAAACCACTAAGACGCTGGGAGCTTATGAGTTTCTCCTGTCATTTCTGACAGGCCCTCATTTGCTTTCATTCAGCGTCTCATCACAGCTTCAAAGACGAGTGGATCATCTCCCTCGGGGAGAGTGAGAAGATCAGTGTGCCTTCAAAAAATGACTGGTATCCAAAAATTGTTGACCCAAGGCAATTTTGCTCCTCATAATTGGCTTCttcactctgtctgtcttggGCAATCATTAAAGAGTTATGATGTATTATATTGCCTGGAAAACATCATTAAGTATGTTGTGTAAAAGTGATTCAATAACATATAATTTTCTCTTGATAAACAAAACAGTGTTATTGAGGGGGGTAGTCACGGAGTACACTGAGTGCTTTCTTTCCTACCAAATAACAACTCTGCTGTTGTCTAATCAGTACAGAGACATTGATCCAGCGCTAAATTTTGTTTGGTTCCAGCTGGAGACCCCAAAGGACCAAAGCCTTTCACCAGGAAATGGAATTCTTTGACGATCCAGTGaggaggccacacacacacacacacacacacacacacacacacacacacacacttttacttaATATTCTGTGCTCACATAAATCTCATTCTAACCCTTATACCTCCATCAAGGCTCTAaatttgttaaatgtgaatacatAAACATCTGGATCTGGACCAAGAATCTGGATCCAGGTCTGCTTTAAAGTACATATAAGATAGACAATTATGGGATACATGTGCACTTTATGTGTCTGTTTTCATTCAAATAAGAGCACCAATATTAGAATGTAACTCaagtaaagcactttgtgcaATTTAAAGCTAGCTAAAAATTTGAGATGTActgataaaacacacacacacacacacacacacacacacacacacacacacacaggacctaAGAAGTAGTTCCTTTGTGGAGGTAACAACTGGACAGAACCCTAACTTTGAACCATGCATGTACATTAAACtataaaagtgacaaacaagGTCTAACCACACATGATCTCTCGGTCAGTCGGAGTGGCGTGATCATGCTCCACACCTGGAGTCTGGATTTCATTTTGTGCCCGTGGTGCTCAGGTGTGGAGGAAAACCAGTAAGCTCATCTCATCCTTTCCTCAGGGCTGAAAGAtaaaggacagacagagagaaccCTGCGaccttgagagagagagagagagagagagagagagagagagagagagagagagagagagagagagagagagagagtgagagagagagaaagagagtgaaagagagaaagagagaaagagtgaaagagagagagagagagaaagagaaagagaggtaaaTGTGCCTCATGTTCTGTTTGGAAATGGTTTGAAGAGGGCCTTATTTCTCCCTTTCTCTACATCTTCTCTACTCTGAGCAACAGGTTAAAGCTGTGCACATCCAACCAATGCCCTGGGGATGTGTTATGACAACCGAAAATGGTGAACAGCGAGAGCAAGAAGTGGCATGAAATGATCTCAAGGTTTCTGACATGTGGGGGTGGGTGAAAAGGACCTCTGTTGAGAAGTGTCTAGCCTGAAGATACAACCATCAACTCAAGTACCATCAGGCAGCCACGGAAAACTGCCTGGACCGACTTCTGATTGCTGCGTTGAATGAGGTAAACAAATACAGCTAGCACTGGCAATCGGTAGCTTGTAACAGCTCACGGCACTAATTAGGTTAAAGGATGCTTGGATTTGCTTTGCTTGCTCCTGGTCTCATCGATTCTCCCCTCCCAAATTAGTAGTAGACAGCGAGATGATGGGAGGGTTGGAGCAACTTGATTGATATGTGGTTTTGTGAAGGAGCCAGGCAGCACCCCAGGATGATTTTCTTCACACTAAATCACCAATGAACTATTGTGAAATGTTCCCAGCTTGTTCTGGGAAATCCAAGCATGCCACTTTCACACAGTACTCACATCTTCACAAACAAACCTGTCTCCTTCCTCAGACATCCTCTCCACAGTGATCTGTGACTTACTGAAAGTTTGATATCATTAGTTTTGGTGTCTCTGACCGCAGGCAAGAAGGAAGCCTCTGGATGGGCAGGCAGGAATATTCTGACACCTATCTGTGGAAAAGGAGGATAGACTTATTAGACAGAATGAGTGTGAGCTGACAAAAGCTAGCCCCAGGACATGTCTCACAGAGTCTTTCCTGCCACATGTCTACATGTCAACAGATTATGCTATATGCTCTCAGAGTTTGTCTTGGGTTAGGGGAAATGATCTCTGCTACCACACCTGTCCGCTACTGCGTTTAAGAGAATATCAAATATAATGGAAAATATAGCCTGCAGCCTAGATTTCATTTTGGAGGGTTTAGCATCAATTGAATAACCTGAATGAAATGTTGACTTGTCCACAATAGGGTGTTGTGAGCCTGCATGACATTTAGTGCTAACATTTGTGTCCTGTTTCACCTTAGTGATGTATCACAGCATTTAGGATTCAAAACCAAAAAGGACAATTGATAAAGGTAAATACACGATGGGATTTGTATTAGCTTTCCTACCAGTGTGTCTGCTACTGAGTAGGCTCGCTTTTCCAgacctcctccaaagcgcgcggAGGAGGAAGCTACTGAGCGGTGTCGACACTAGGTGGTGTTTCTCATAGACAGTAGGTGTTTCTTTAGCATTTTGTACAAGCCAAAGAtcgtaaattaaaaacaaaaaccaaaaaaacaacaaatatcaCACACGTGTGATCAAAAGACAGTACTGAATATGGTATTAATGACGGGTAATAATCCTTATAACGTTCCTTAcctcacaaaaatgtcagataAATAGCCGCTACCGGAGCAAAATATCTGCAATTACATTTCCAGTGTCCAGAAATCGAGGCAGAGTGAGCACTCTtcatcccccccccacccccccctgaTTCTCGCTCTCTTTCAGGTGACGCGGCAGAACTTCCGCTTTCCCATTTCCGTACACAAACGCTCTGCTGATGACGTGTACACTCCGccaccgttagctagctagctagctagcttagccaCCTGTCAGAATAAAGGGGTTATAAATAAAGTAACGCTACAACGCAAGGGGAAACAGCGCTTCAACAAATCACGGAAGATGGAGACGCTTTACCATCAGACAAACAAGTAAGTGTGTTTGTCTTCTGTGGAAACTGTGCATACTCTCAGCTAGCTAACGAGCTTATTTCTGGGGCTATTTAACTTCAGCCGTAGTTAACAGTAGCAAACTAATCTAACAATGGTCGGGTCATTGGTCACTGAAATCTTTACACAGCTGTTCGTTGACGTTCGTAAGTGTTCGTCTGGTTGTATTCTGGCATCATGTGTTGGTTCCCATCCACTAATGTTATGTTTTATTCCGGATAAGGCAAATCCAGGAGGTGCAGTCTCTTATGGGACATCTGGAGAAGACGGATCGTCAGTCAGTACACTGTAAGTATGATTTAAGCTATGTGACGGTGACAATCCGCTCTCCCACTGCTCTGTATGAGTGTTGTTATGGTACTAATTATCAGGGTTGATGCCACCACTTCTAGCCAATTTTCCTCTGAATTGTTTCTCAATTTCTATTCAGTACAGACTCCTTATTATGGCTGCCTCTCTGATATAATGTCAAGAGGGGAGGTGGTGTTTCTCTAGCtgattgttttctgtgtttggtGCCTGCTCAATCAGTTCTGGGCCAGGCTGGTGTCAGCACAGGAAGAAGCAGGGGTGGGTGCAGTGACAGAAGCTGGGAGGGCTTCTTCTAGATAATGGTGGGAGCCAGGCAGtagaacccccccccctccaaatTATGACATCAACATGTGTTTTAACCCAGAGGAGGATGTAGCTTGCTAAGCCTACATGCTTACTAATGAGAGAGGGTCATTTGGTATGGATCCAAATAGAAAATGTCTTCCTTCCTGTAATTAATTATACCAAattaattgtaatttttttgtattgtctttctttctcattATTCAAGTGTTAGAGAATGAACTGCAGACTAGAATCGACCAGATCTTCAATCATTTAGAACGCCTCGAGATCCTGGCCAGCAAGGAACCACCAAACCGCCGCCAGAATGCCAAATTGTGAGTTTGGAGTGAGTCAATTGATGGTGAACCTAAAGCCCCAGAGTTGGCTGTGGTGAGCCATATGTATCGCATAAAGGCACAGGGCAGAAGATGAGACAAGCAGCCCTGTCCTGCCCTGTGGCGATGTGGCTCTATGAAAACAGTTACTCAGAAGCCCCGTCATCACCAGCATTCCTGCTGCATTGGGCAAAGACTCATTTCTGAGCTGGGTAAACAGGCCTCAGGGGACACAGTACACCCCATCCCACATCACTCCTCTGATCCTAGTCAAGCTCTAGTGGGGTGAAGCTAAGGATAGGGGGAGACTGTGAGAGACTGTTTATTCCAAGCGCATGAGATTTGAGGGGAAAGAATTGTTCTCATTAGCCAGAACAACTACAAATATTTAGAATTACATATTAGATTTGGTTCAATGATGCATCGTCATAAAATATTTCAAGGAGGTGAGCGAGAGAATATTTTGCGTTGTTATAGAGAGAGGTTTTGTCAACTTCATATTAAAGTTGAATCAACAGTTTGACTGTATTCTTTGCTTTCCCTTAGGCGAGTGGACCAGCTTAAGTATGATGTCCAACACCTTCGAACCGCCCTGCAAAATTTCCAGTACCGAAGCTACGCCAGAGAGgcccaggagagagagagggaggaactaATGAGCCGTACCTTCACGACCAACGTAAGTCTAATATACCTTGTGGGAAGTGAAATGTAAACTGAAAGCAAATACTGTTGCCACCCAGCTTAGGTTGGGCCTAGTGAAGATGGCAATCACTTTATCGGGCATGAATCCAGCATTCAGAGGTCCAAGTCTTCTGATAAAAAGAGGGTTGGTAAAATCGTGATAGTGCTCCGTGAACTTTGACTCTTTTTCTGGTTGAATAatatggaataaaaaaataaataattgtttgttcttgttcaaaAGGACGCAGATACCTCCATCCCCATAGATGAGACCCTACAGTTAAACTCCAACTTGCACAATGCACACAGAGGCATGGATGACCTCCTTGGCAGCGGCAGTAGC
This window of the Sander lucioperca isolate FBNREF2018 chromosome 21, SLUC_FBN_1.2, whole genome shotgun sequence genome carries:
- the gosr2 gene encoding Golgi SNAP receptor complex member 2 gives rise to the protein METLYHQTNKQIQEVQSLMGHLEKTDRQSVHLLENELQTRIDQIFNHLERLEILASKEPPNRRQNAKLRVDQLKYDVQHLRTALQNFQYRSYAREAQEREREELMSRTFTTNDADTSIPIDETLQLNSNLHNAHRGMDDLLGSGSSILNGLRDQRSTLKGTHKKMLDVANMLGLSNTVMRLIERRATQDKFIMIGGMLLTCIFMFLVIRYLG